From Salvelinus namaycush isolate Seneca chromosome 24, SaNama_1.0, whole genome shotgun sequence, one genomic window encodes:
- the LOC120019745 gene encoding cyclic AMP-dependent transcription factor ATF-3-like isoform X1, giving the protein MMLQHQGFSLSEISASAFVPCLSPPGTLTLEDFTNFTPLVKEELRYAIQHRRLSNGLSADIMSDCASSSSDRPSEATSVKRQATPEESERRKRRRERNKVAAAKCRNNKKEKTDCLLKDLTKLLFQESEKLELVNTELKAQIEELKSQKQQLVYMLNLHRPTCIVRAQNGQTPEDERNLFIQQIKEGTLQMGQLDHRHTSVSTACGHL; this is encoded by the exons ATGATGCTACAGCATCAGGGATTCAGCCTGTCCGAGATCAGCGCGTCAGCCTTTGTACCCTGCCTGTCCCCACCTGGAACACTCACGCTCGAGGACTTCACCAACTTCACTCCCCTGGTAAAGGAGGAGTTGCGCTACGCTATCCAGCACAGGCGGCTGTCCAACGGACTGAGTGCGGATATCATGAGCGACTGTGCAAGCTCAAGTTCAGACAGACCGTCAGAAGCCACAAGTGTCAAGAGACAG GCGACCCCGGAGGAAAGCGAGAGGAGGAAAAGAAGACGAGAAAGAAACAAAGTAGCTGCTGCCAAATGTAGGAATAATAAGAAGGAAAAAACGGATTGTCTGCTAAAG GATCTGACCAAACTACTATTCCAGGAGTCTGAGAAACTAGAGTTGGTGAACACTGAGTTGAAGGCCCAGATTGAGGAGCTGAAGAGCCAGAAGCAGCAGTTAGTCTACATGTTGAACCTCCACCGGCCCACCTGCATCGTACGGGCCCAGAACGGCCAGACCCCTGAGGACGAGAGAAACCTGTTCATCCAGCAGATCAAGGAGGGAACCCTGCAGATGGGTCAGCTTGATCACCGCCACACCTCAGTGTCGACCGCTTGTGGCCATCTCTGA
- the LOC120019745 gene encoding cyclic AMP-dependent transcription factor ATF-3-like isoform X2, whose protein sequence is MMLQHQGFSLSEISASAFVPCLSPPGTLTLEDFTNFTPLVKEELRYAIQHRRLSNGLSADIMSDCASSSSDRPSEATSVKRQATPEESERRKRRRERNKVAAAKCRNNKKEKTDCLLKESEKLELVNTELKAQIEELKSQKQQLVYMLNLHRPTCIVRAQNGQTPEDERNLFIQQIKEGTLQMGQLDHRHTSVSTACGHL, encoded by the exons ATGATGCTACAGCATCAGGGATTCAGCCTGTCCGAGATCAGCGCGTCAGCCTTTGTACCCTGCCTGTCCCCACCTGGAACACTCACGCTCGAGGACTTCACCAACTTCACTCCCCTGGTAAAGGAGGAGTTGCGCTACGCTATCCAGCACAGGCGGCTGTCCAACGGACTGAGTGCGGATATCATGAGCGACTGTGCAAGCTCAAGTTCAGACAGACCGTCAGAAGCCACAAGTGTCAAGAGACAG GCGACCCCGGAGGAAAGCGAGAGGAGGAAAAGAAGACGAGAAAGAAACAAAGTAGCTGCTGCCAAATGTAGGAATAATAAGAAGGAAAAAACGGATTGTCTGCTAAAG GAGTCTGAGAAACTAGAGTTGGTGAACACTGAGTTGAAGGCCCAGATTGAGGAGCTGAAGAGCCAGAAGCAGCAGTTAGTCTACATGTTGAACCTCCACCGGCCCACCTGCATCGTACGGGCCCAGAACGGCCAGACCCCTGAGGACGAGAGAAACCTGTTCATCCAGCAGATCAAGGAGGGAACCCTGCAGATGGGTCAGCTTGATCACCGCCACACCTCAGTGTCGACCGCTTGTGGCCATCTCTGA